In Oceanobacillus sp. FSL K6-2867, one DNA window encodes the following:
- a CDS encoding exonuclease SbcCD subunit D, whose protein sequence is MKFFHTADWHLGKLVQGIYMTEDQRYVLEQFIQAVKEEKPDAVIIAGDLYDRAVPPIEAVHLLDEVLETIVQKLKTPVIAIAGNHDSPSRLNFGSSLMKNHGFHIVGNLTKELEPVILEDEFGKVYFHLIPYCDPSVVRNIFEDEDIRTHNAAAKKLIEQISLQMDATARHVAVGHAFVTPHAKEEENTSDSERPLSIGGAEYVASEHYMPFHYTALGHLHQAHYVVDEKIRYSGSILKYSLSEEHHKKGFHIVEMDASGYVTVEKRLLKPRRDIRMVEAYLEDLLNHPINQDYVFVRLLDETPVLSPMEKVRSVYPNAMHVERKSYSIMPVASTEDRVINRAKMSDVDLFKAFYNEVKGSSATSEMENIFKETLDELLKDANETNESLKEKASVSN, encoded by the coding sequence ATGAAATTTTTTCATACCGCAGATTGGCACTTAGGAAAACTTGTACAGGGTATCTATATGACAGAGGATCAGCGTTACGTATTGGAACAATTTATTCAAGCAGTTAAGGAAGAAAAGCCGGATGCGGTCATTATTGCAGGTGATTTATATGACCGAGCAGTGCCGCCAATTGAAGCAGTTCACTTATTGGATGAAGTGCTGGAAACGATTGTGCAAAAATTAAAAACACCTGTTATTGCGATTGCAGGAAACCACGATAGTCCAAGCAGGTTAAACTTTGGAAGCAGCTTAATGAAAAATCATGGTTTTCATATTGTTGGTAATCTAACAAAGGAATTAGAGCCGGTTATTTTAGAGGATGAATTTGGAAAGGTATATTTCCATCTGATTCCGTACTGTGATCCAAGTGTTGTAAGAAATATATTTGAAGATGAGGATATACGCACGCATAATGCCGCTGCCAAAAAGCTTATCGAACAAATATCCCTGCAGATGGACGCCACCGCCCGTCATGTTGCAGTTGGACATGCTTTTGTAACACCGCATGCCAAAGAGGAGGAAAATACAAGTGATTCTGAACGGCCGCTTTCCATAGGTGGTGCAGAATATGTCGCTAGTGAACACTATATGCCATTTCACTACACAGCATTGGGACATTTACATCAGGCACATTACGTAGTCGATGAAAAAATACGTTATTCCGGATCAATTTTAAAATATTCTTTATCCGAGGAACACCATAAAAAAGGCTTTCATATCGTAGAGATGGATGCTTCTGGGTATGTTACGGTTGAAAAACGTCTCTTGAAACCTCGAAGAGATATTCGCATGGTTGAAGCTTACTTAGAAGATTTATTGAATCATCCCATCAATCAAGATTATGTATTTGTTCGATTGCTGGACGAGACACCGGTTTTATCACCGATGGAGAAGGTGCGGTCTGTCTATCCAAATGCTATGCATGTTGAGCGTAAAAGCTATTCAATAATGCCTGTTGCTTCAACAGAGGATCGAGTGATTAATCGAGCCAAGATGAGCGACGTGGATTTATTTAAGGCATTTTATAATGAAGTAAAAGGCAGCAGTGCAACAAGTGAAATGGAGAATATTTTTAAAGAAACATTGGATGAACTATTAAAGGATGCAAATGAAACAAATGAGTCTCTGAAAGAGAAAGCGTCTGTATCGAATTAA
- a CDS encoding DHA2 family efflux MFS transporter permease subunit codes for MESSINQNVRPKYGILAILMVGAFISFLNNTLLNVALPSIMIDLDVSTSVVQWLTTGYMLINGVLIPTTAFLIQKYSVRRLFLVAIGLFLCGTFIAGIAHSFPILLAARMVQASGSAIMMPLLMNVMLISFPISKRGTAMGVFGLILMFAPAIGPTLSGWIVEHYDWRMLFHFVTPIAAVVFLLGFFLLKGKKEKVAITLDLLSLILSSIGFGGLLYGFSSAGSKGWDSLQVYGTITFGVIALIWFILRQSKLEKPMLNFDVFKYPMFSLASVISMVVNIAMFSGFLLLPIYAQTIRGISPMETGLMLLPGALLNAFMSPVTGRLFDRYGGRVLALTGLSIMTITTYCFSNLTVETGYFTLMLLHAMRMLGLSMVMMPVSTNGLNQLPAEYYPHGTAMNNTLNQVSGAIGTALLITIMSIRESVYANRLTEAVTGSITAETQQQIALEAMLGGINDAFFISTFIIAIAIILASFLKRAKQGDIKMM; via the coding sequence ATGGAATCATCAATTAATCAGAATGTCCGGCCGAAATATGGAATTTTAGCGATACTTATGGTTGGTGCATTTATTTCATTTTTGAATAATACACTGTTAAATGTTGCATTGCCATCCATAATGATAGACCTTGATGTAAGTACTTCTGTCGTTCAATGGTTAACAACTGGGTATATGCTAATTAATGGTGTATTAATTCCGACGACAGCATTTTTGATTCAAAAATACTCTGTGCGTCGCTTGTTCTTAGTCGCGATCGGCTTGTTTTTATGCGGTACTTTTATTGCGGGTATTGCACATTCATTTCCCATCTTGTTAGCTGCACGAATGGTGCAGGCATCAGGGTCGGCAATTATGATGCCGTTGTTAATGAATGTTATGTTAATAAGTTTTCCAATCTCGAAGCGTGGAACAGCGATGGGGGTTTTCGGCTTAATTTTAATGTTTGCTCCAGCAATTGGACCAACACTTTCCGGATGGATTGTTGAGCACTATGATTGGAGAATGCTATTCCATTTTGTAACACCAATTGCAGCTGTCGTGTTTTTACTCGGCTTTTTCCTATTGAAGGGTAAAAAAGAAAAAGTGGCTATTACTCTGGATTTGCTTTCTTTAATCTTGTCCAGTATAGGGTTCGGCGGTCTGCTTTACGGTTTTAGCTCTGCAGGATCAAAGGGATGGGATAGTTTGCAGGTGTATGGAACAATTACGTTTGGGGTTATCGCACTTATCTGGTTTATACTTCGACAATCAAAGCTTGAAAAGCCAATGCTGAATTTCGATGTGTTTAAGTATCCAATGTTCTCTTTAGCATCTGTCATTTCAATGGTTGTGAACATTGCGATGTTTTCCGGATTTTTATTGCTTCCGATTTATGCACAAACAATTCGCGGTATTTCACCGATGGAAACGGGGTTAATGCTATTACCGGGCGCGCTCCTGAATGCATTTATGTCGCCAGTCACGGGGCGATTGTTTGATCGGTATGGCGGACGGGTGTTGGCACTTACCGGCTTATCAATTATGACGATCACAACATATTGCTTTAGTAACTTAACGGTTGAGACGGGATACTTCACACTTATGCTGCTGCATGCAATGCGTATGCTAGGTCTATCTATGGTTATGATGCCAGTTTCAACCAATGGTCTAAATCAGCTGCCTGCAGAATATTACCCACATGGAACTGCAATGAATAATACGTTGAATCAGGTATCTGGAGCAATTGGTACGGCGTTATTAATAACGATTATGTCAATTCGCGAGAGTGTATATGCAAACCGTTTAACCGAGGCGGTAACAGGTAGTATAACAGCAGAAACACAACAGCAAATTGCTTTAGAAGCAATGCTGGGTGGAATTAATGATGCATTTTTCATTTCTACTTTTATTATTGCAATAGCAATTATCCTTGCCAGCTTTTTGAAACGAGCGAAGCAAGGAGATATTAAAATGATGTAA
- the qoxA gene encoding cytochrome aa3 quinol oxidase subunit II produces the protein MKLKWTLLTFIFTIATVLTGCEPLLVLDPKGPQAETTADVIWISIFTMSFIVIAVLVLLIVILVKYRASKQDDDYEPPHIEGNPIVEGIIVGIPILIVIFLSIVSVVSTYQVETVPEGYEDQEPLVIYASSSNWKWHFSYPEEDIETVNYVFIPTDRSVQFKLYSHGPITSFWIPQLAGQKYAMADMVTTINLAAESSGEFMGRNANFSGEGFAENTFNVKAMPQDEFDTWVEDIQATADPLTEDVFNELLEPGHLGQLSFTGTHLEFAPAPEGEHGGHNHGSSDDEHDQHDESEHDHH, from the coding sequence ATGAAACTTAAATGGACCTTACTAACATTCATTTTCACTATAGCCACAGTGTTAACAGGTTGTGAGCCTTTATTAGTTTTAGATCCAAAGGGACCACAAGCTGAAACTACCGCTGATGTTATATGGATATCCATCTTTACAATGTCGTTCATTGTTATTGCCGTACTCGTATTACTTATCGTTATCCTTGTAAAATACCGCGCATCAAAACAGGATGATGATTATGAACCACCGCATATTGAGGGGAATCCGATTGTCGAAGGAATTATTGTTGGTATACCAATTTTAATTGTCATCTTCCTATCCATTGTCTCTGTTGTATCAACCTACCAAGTTGAAACAGTGCCAGAAGGATATGAAGATCAAGAGCCGTTGGTAATATACGCTTCTTCATCAAACTGGAAATGGCATTTCAGCTATCCAGAAGAAGATATTGAAACAGTCAATTATGTATTTATCCCAACAGACCGTTCCGTCCAGTTCAAGCTATACTCACACGGTCCAATTACAAGCTTTTGGATACCGCAGTTAGCCGGACAAAAATACGCGATGGCTGACATGGTAACAACGATTAACTTAGCGGCTGAATCATCTGGAGAATTCATGGGCAGAAATGCTAACTTCAGTGGTGAAGGTTTTGCTGAAAATACGTTTAACGTTAAAGCAATGCCACAAGATGAATTCGATACTTGGGTAGAAGATATTCAGGCTACCGCTGATCCATTAACAGAAGATGTATTCAATGAATTGTTAGAACCTGGGCATCTAGGTCAGCTTTCTTTCACAGGAACACATCTTGAATTTGCACCAGCACCTGAAGGTGAACATGGTGGACATAATCATGGGTCATCTGATGATGAGCATGATCAACATGATGAATCAGAGCATGATCATCATTAA
- the qoxB gene encoding cytochrome aa3 quinol oxidase subunit I gives MEFFERFAIPHPDPMIYASMVAIVLVSIAIFAGLTYFKKWGYLWNEWLTTTDHKRIGIMYLISALLMLFRGGADAIMMRIQLSSPEMEFLNAQHYNEVFTTHGVVMIFFMAMPFVIGLMNYIVPLQIGARDVAFPRLNALSFWLFFAGAMLFNISFVIGGSPDAGWTNYFPLAGNEFSQSVGVNYYMWALQISGLGTLMTGINFIVTIFKMRAPGMKLMKMPLFTWSALITNVIIVFAFPVLTVALLMGTLDRQFGTSFFATGNGGMDMYWANLFWVWGHPEVYILILPAFGIYSEIISTFSQRNLYGYKSMVASMVLISLLSFFVWVHHFFTMGQGALTNSIFSITTMAIAIPTGIKIFNWLLTMWKGKIRFTVPMLYSVAFIPLFTVGGVTGVMLAMASADYQYHNTMFLVAHFHNTIIPGVVYAMLAGLTYWWPKMFGFILNERIGKWAFWFNVVGFVLAFFPMYITGLDGQARRMYTYSEATGFGPLNMVSFVGAGLMAIAFILIAYNIFYSIKNSPRNVGDDPWNGRSLEWATHNPVPEYNFAITPEVNSSQAFWDHKKKTHTLFKEKISKIHMPNNSGIPIIMAGILFVFGFSFVFSIWPAVIIAAIAFFGCMMYSSFENDQGRYISEEEVKETEEKFGGAKK, from the coding sequence ATGGAATTTTTTGAAAGATTCGCTATCCCCCATCCAGATCCAATGATTTATGCATCCATGGTAGCAATTGTTCTTGTTTCCATCGCAATCTTTGCCGGATTAACTTACTTTAAAAAATGGGGCTATTTATGGAACGAATGGTTAACAACGACTGACCATAAACGAATCGGTATAATGTATTTAATTTCCGCTTTACTAATGCTATTCCGTGGTGGCGCAGATGCTATCATGATGCGTATACAGCTTTCCAGTCCTGAAATGGAATTCTTAAACGCTCAACATTATAATGAGGTTTTTACAACACACGGAGTTGTAATGATCTTCTTTATGGCGATGCCGTTCGTTATCGGATTAATGAACTACATCGTACCACTGCAAATCGGTGCTCGTGACGTTGCATTTCCGAGACTAAACGCACTTAGCTTCTGGTTATTCTTTGCAGGAGCAATGCTATTTAATATTTCATTTGTTATTGGTGGCTCCCCTGACGCAGGATGGACCAACTACTTCCCACTGGCGGGTAATGAGTTCAGTCAATCTGTTGGCGTAAACTATTACATGTGGGCACTGCAGATTTCTGGTCTTGGAACATTGATGACAGGTATTAACTTTATCGTAACGATTTTCAAAATGAGAGCTCCTGGCATGAAATTAATGAAAATGCCACTATTTACATGGTCAGCCCTCATCACAAACGTAATTATTGTGTTTGCTTTCCCAGTTTTAACAGTAGCACTTTTAATGGGAACGCTAGACCGTCAATTTGGAACTTCATTCTTTGCGACAGGCAATGGCGGAATGGATATGTACTGGGCAAACCTGTTCTGGGTTTGGGGACATCCAGAGGTTTACATTTTGATCCTTCCAGCATTCGGTATTTACAGTGAGATTATTTCGACCTTCTCACAACGGAACTTATATGGATATAAATCAATGGTTGCATCCATGGTGTTAATTTCCCTGCTCTCATTCTTTGTATGGGTACACCATTTCTTTACAATGGGACAGGGCGCATTAACAAATAGTATCTTCTCGATTACAACGATGGCAATTGCCATACCAACCGGGATTAAGATATTTAACTGGCTCCTGACGATGTGGAAAGGTAAAATAAGGTTTACCGTCCCAATGCTTTATTCAGTAGCCTTCATTCCACTTTTCACAGTTGGGGGCGTAACTGGTGTAATGCTTGCAATGGCTAGTGCTGACTATCAATATCACAACACAATGTTCTTAGTTGCACACTTCCACAATACAATTATTCCTGGTGTTGTTTACGCAATGCTAGCTGGATTAACGTATTGGTGGCCAAAAATGTTCGGTTTTATCCTGAACGAACGAATCGGGAAATGGGCTTTCTGGTTTAACGTTGTCGGCTTTGTGTTAGCATTCTTCCCAATGTACATCACTGGTTTAGACGGGCAAGCTCGTCGTATGTACACTTACTCGGAAGCTACAGGTTTTGGTCCGTTGAACATGGTTTCATTTGTTGGAGCAGGTTTAATGGCAATTGCATTCATCCTGATCGCTTACAATATTTTCTATAGTATTAAAAACTCACCTAGAAATGTTGGAGATGATCCATGGAATGGTCGTTCATTAGAATGGGCGACACATAACCCAGTACCTGAGTACAACTTTGCAATTACACCTGAAGTAAACTCAAGCCAAGCATTCTGGGATCATAAGAAAAAGACCCATACTTTATTTAAAGAAAAAATTAGTAAAATCCACATGCCTAATAATAGTGGTATACCAATTATAATGGCTGGTATCCTCTTTGTATTTGGATTCTCGTTTGTGTTTAGTATTTGGCCAGCCGTTATTATCGCAGCCATTGCATTCTTCGGATGCATGATGTATAGCTCATTTGAAAATGATCAAGGGCGTTATATTTCTGAAGAAGAAGTTAAAGAAACAGAAGAGAAATTTGGAGGTGCTAAGAAATGA
- a CDS encoding cytochrome (ubi)quinol oxidase subunit III has protein sequence MKIDHSQPLEYGTHKNEMNILGFWVFLGAEIMLFATLFTSFFIYENRFGNGPSGAEIFEITPVLIETVVLLTSSFTIGLAINAMRLNRPKAMLGFLAVTLLLGATFLSVEIYEFVHYYHVGATLQTSGFTGILLTTLGTHGAHVTFGLFWGIAILLQIKKRGLTLETTNKSFIFSLYWHFLDVMWIFIFSFIYLKGMM, from the coding sequence ATGAAGATAGATCACTCGCAACCTCTTGAATACGGAACACACAAAAATGAAATGAATATCTTAGGCTTCTGGGTTTTCCTAGGCGCTGAAATCATGCTTTTTGCAACACTATTTACCTCGTTTTTCATTTATGAAAACAGATTTGGAAATGGACCTAGTGGTGCAGAAATCTTTGAAATAACACCTGTTTTAATTGAAACGGTTGTACTATTAACAAGTAGTTTTACAATCGGTCTTGCAATTAACGCTATGCGTTTAAATCGCCCAAAAGCAATGTTAGGCTTCTTAGCTGTAACCTTACTTCTTGGCGCAACATTCCTTAGCGTTGAGATTTATGAATTTGTTCACTATTACCATGTAGGAGCAACACTGCAAACTAGTGGCTTTACCGGCATTCTATTAACAACACTTGGAACACACGGTGCCCACGTAACCTTTGGTTTGTTCTGGGGAATTGCTATTCTCTTGCAAATTAAAAAGCGTGGCCTGACATTAGAAACGACCAATAAATCTTTTATTTTCTCTCTATATTGGCACTTTCTTGATGTTATGTGGATTTTCATTTTCAGCTTCATCTACTTGAAAGGAATGATGTAA
- the qoxD gene encoding cytochrome aa3 quinol oxidase subunit IV, translating to MKELFPIKQVNGFVFSLLLTVVALSVYFMDMSFKAGMTILLVTAFIQATVQFVMFMHAGESDDKRTIFTTLYYSALIALVTIFGSLLAMVWDM from the coding sequence ATGAAGGAACTATTTCCAATAAAACAAGTCAATGGCTTTGTTTTCTCATTGCTGCTAACTGTTGTTGCACTTAGTGTTTACTTCATGGATATGTCATTTAAAGCAGGTATGACTATTCTGCTCGTAACTGCTTTTATTCAAGCAACGGTGCAATTCGTCATGTTTATGCATGCCGGCGAGAGCGATGATAAACGAACAATCTTCACTACCCTATACTACAGTGCCTTGATTGCATTAGTGACCATATTTGGTTCATTACTGGCAATGGTATGGGATATGTAA
- a CDS encoding DUF4145 domain-containing protein: protein MEMNNYYYHFLEQMNKELAFVARELENSIFASPRTMLTHARVFVETILQLVMKVEGLPSRMSLTLIERIDTLNDNGYITREVRDALHSVRMLGNQAAHDTRKFRYSEALESWEAVYEIVRWYVETYGPIEFVFPEYQDPATLGKEHYDISEIEFRLGALEELLNASVGKHDKKFETDDKRKSAAEKTSNPLPPGFTEIRKLIYKNRELEIPHFLRDAFLLPQRFDRSEMYLIRLGAEQQARIMSELPNNLEGLSAHVKRYSAKNEEILFDELKMFIEEEKQRRKITLERPGELFFFFKAEYLIVTEELAKVSLDEDIFSGFPSLLKQLRADQIERVGQLPKELVILAKYDNAGIGTIKSLFEQMKQIQASSTSIHIN, encoded by the coding sequence ATGGAGATGAACAATTATTACTATCATTTTTTGGAACAGATGAATAAAGAGCTGGCATTTGTTGCTAGAGAACTTGAAAATAGTATATTTGCCAGCCCGCGGACAATGCTCACACATGCAAGGGTTTTTGTAGAAACAATCTTGCAGCTCGTAATGAAAGTGGAAGGGCTGCCTTCTAGAATGAGCCTAACACTGATCGAGAGAATTGATACGCTAAATGATAATGGATACATAACCAGAGAGGTTCGGGATGCTTTACATTCTGTGCGAATGTTAGGCAATCAGGCTGCACATGATACACGGAAATTCCGTTATTCGGAGGCGCTGGAATCATGGGAAGCTGTTTATGAGATTGTAAGATGGTATGTGGAGACATATGGTCCGATTGAATTTGTATTTCCAGAATACCAGGATCCAGCAACTCTGGGAAAAGAACACTATGATATTTCAGAAATAGAATTTCGTTTAGGTGCATTGGAGGAATTGTTAAATGCTTCGGTAGGGAAGCATGATAAAAAATTTGAAACTGATGATAAAAGGAAATCAGCTGCAGAAAAAACTTCTAACCCATTACCACCAGGATTTACTGAGATTCGAAAGCTTATATATAAAAATAGAGAGCTGGAAATTCCGCACTTTTTGCGAGATGCATTCCTTTTGCCACAGCGTTTTGACCGTTCAGAGATGTACTTAATCCGGCTGGGAGCTGAGCAGCAGGCGCGGATTATGAGTGAGCTCCCAAATAACTTAGAAGGATTATCGGCACATGTAAAGCGCTATAGCGCTAAAAATGAAGAAATACTTTTTGATGAATTGAAAATGTTTATAGAAGAAGAGAAGCAGCGAAGAAAAATTACGCTTGAACGTCCTGGAGAATTATTTTTCTTTTTTAAAGCAGAGTACCTTATTGTAACAGAAGAATTGGCAAAAGTATCTCTTGATGAGGATATCTTTTCTGGCTTCCCAAGCTTACTGAAGCAGCTGCGTGCAGATCAAATAGAAAGAGTTGGGCAGCTGCCGAAAGAATTAGTTATTTTAGCTAAGTATGACAATGCGGGAATTGGAACAATTAAAAGTTTATTTGAACAAATGAAGCAAATACAAGCAAGCAGCACTTCCATTCATATAAATTGA
- a CDS encoding TetR/AcrR family transcriptional regulator, which produces MAKKQLIMDKALELFAKQGFNATSIQQITDHCGISKGAFYLSFKSKDALILAIIDHFMMKYVSSIDYLVRSEDDKDRLLYEFYHLCFDSYYEHSEFAKIFIQEQAHSLNDELIIKMRYYSQLIEESILYMVEKIYGYEVERMKYDLVYCIQGFMKTYSELFFFLNLQVDLDTLCKSLVEKTNLLAAYTTIPFLTKDFVQLMKKPLNEEITTEEMLMLMDRALEEVEGEIERESLTLLKKELRKPSLSRALISGLLENIRHHAECQAIYFKLRHHFSFE; this is translated from the coding sequence GTGGCAAAAAAACAACTAATTATGGATAAGGCACTGGAGCTTTTTGCAAAACAAGGTTTTAATGCAACTTCGATTCAGCAAATAACCGATCATTGCGGAATTTCAAAAGGAGCTTTTTATTTATCGTTTAAGTCAAAAGATGCACTGATTCTAGCTATAATTGACCACTTTATGATGAAATATGTATCAAGCATTGACTACTTGGTCAGAAGTGAAGATGATAAGGATAGATTATTATATGAATTTTACCACCTATGTTTTGACTCGTATTATGAGCACTCTGAATTCGCGAAAATTTTCATTCAAGAACAGGCACATTCATTAAATGATGAATTGATAATAAAAATGCGTTATTATAGCCAGTTAATTGAGGAATCCATTCTATATATGGTTGAGAAAATATACGGATATGAAGTAGAACGAATGAAGTATGATCTCGTATATTGTATTCAAGGTTTCATGAAAACTTATTCAGAACTTTTTTTCTTCCTTAATTTACAAGTTGATTTAGATACACTTTGCAAATCACTTGTTGAAAAGACGAATTTATTAGCTGCTTATACAACAATTCCTTTTTTGACTAAAGATTTCGTTCAATTAATGAAAAAACCATTAAATGAAGAAATAACGACAGAAGAAATGTTGATGCTGATGGACCGTGCGTTAGAGGAAGTTGAAGGGGAAATTGAAAGAGAATCACTGACTTTATTGAAGAAAGAGCTACGAAAACCAAGCTTAAGCAGGGCATTAATAAGTGGACTGCTGGAAAATATCCGTCATCATGCAGAATGTCAAGCTATCTATTTTAAACTGAGACACCACTTCAGCTTTGAATAA